The Kineothrix sp. IPX-CK genomic interval TTTCTACGTCTGCGATATAACCATCAAGGTTTTTGTATACGGGGATAATACTAATATCCATGTTCTCCTCCTGTTTCTGGACAGACAAGTAATCAGAATTTTTATAGAGACGGACAAATAATTCCGGCTTCAAACAAAGCTTCAAACGTATTCACTGCTCCACCGTGTTCCACGATTTTTCCATCTATTACTTTATCAATATCCACTCCGGTAATGCATAACTTTTTGCCGGAAGGTTTCATCCCCAGCCATTCTCCTTTATGAGTTCCTTCCATAATAAATTCGGAGATAATATAGTCGCCATCGCAGTATTGGCGTGTAATAATCATTTTTAAATCGGGATAAGTTTTCCTTACATCAATCATGTGTTGCTGCATACCTGCTACCCCAACCGGTATCGTTTTATCCCCTAATCGAATAGCGCAATCGTCGGACACATAGTCAGCGACTTTTTCAACTATATGATTAGTAGTTATATGCTCATAAAAATATTTTACTTTTTCCTTATGATCCATCCCGTTTCTCCTTTGATTTTTATATAAAAGTTTTACTTCTAATCCCTACATACCAAATATACAGTTGTACCTTAATGTCTCATTGCAAGATGACCGCAGTATGATTCAGCCATTCAAACAACCATATGTATCAAATGACTTTGTTCTCCTTATCTATAAAATGCTTAATTGTCACGCAATAGCCTATATGGACTTGTGTCACCTGAATCAGACCACTTTAAATAAAACTCATTCAAAATAGAATTAATTTGTTGGATGGAAAGTTTGTTATTCTCTTTAAGAGCGTCATTAGCAGAGGTCATTTTATTAGCAGTATCTTTCAAATCATTTTGCAACATTTTAATATAAGTCATTTCATCATCAGAAACTACGTCATCATTTGAAACGCTATAAATAGTTGCTCCATTCAATTCTGAACTATATCCATACATTAAAGTATCTGCAATCAAATCAAATGATATTATGCCGGGATAAAACAACAATTCGTCGACATAAATTGAATAATTTAAAATTGTCTGATCTAATTTTCTTAATTTAACACTTGCATATTCTAACCTGTATAATTTCTTTTCCACGGATCCCTCTTTTTGGTCAGTAATAAAAAGCTCCAAATCTCTTGAAATATTTTCCATCTCAAAGTAAATATGGTTTATAAGCAGCTGCCTATTCTTGTCTCGCTCGACAAAAACTTTAATATTAAACGTAATGGAAACGACTAAAACTAAGGCCACTACTATTACAAACACCTTATTTTTTAACATGATCCTGCCCCCTTATATGAATGCTATTTGCATGTCTTATAGCCCAACAGCGAAGCACCGAATTAAAATAGCACCTCAAAATCGTACAATATCACCTGCTAAAAACAATAAGAACTTCTCGTCTGTTACGCCTATCCAGACTGTCAAAAAACTTGAGCCAAAATACCACTTTGTCGGCGTCCTCTGCTATGCCTCCATCATTTTTAGAGAGGCGTTATGTACATTATGAAGCTCTTTCACCATACAATGTCCTCCAAACATGAGTGCTACAAAACAGCGTCTTAAAGAATAGCTACTTTTCAGTCTGTTCTGTCATAAGCTCCCACCGCATGCCGAATTTATCAACGAGTGAAACAAAGCTGCTGCTGTAGGCGGTGCTTTGCATTGTTTTCAGCAATATCAGCATTAGGGTTAACATCTTTTTCACTCAACATGACTTTAACTTGAGCGCCAAAAACTTCTTTGTATAGTTGAACAGCTTGCTTACATTATCCACGAAAATGAAGATTGGGCGTAATCTGCAACACGTTTTCTCCCCTCCTTAACGAGATGATGTTTTCAATAGTTCTGTATATTTCTCACGCAATAATGCTGTCGCCCAATGATAGGAATCTGCCGTTTCGTATCCTCGGTAAACATGTTCCTGTGCCATAATCATGAGCAAATAGAGATCATACCAAAGGATTCTTTGTTTTTCTTCTTCTGTAAACTTCTCAATTCCGTATCCTCTTAAAAAGTCAGCCGATTGGGCATAGGACCGGAATCCAACTTCCATAAGCGGATCTCCCCACAGGCAACGCTCCCAATCAATTAAGCCTGTCATCTTTTCATCTTCAATAAAAATATTGCCATCCCATATGTCCCAATGAACCAACTGCGGTGTAAGCACATTCGAGAATATTCTTCTGTCCATTTGTAGCCGCTCGAATAGTTCTTCCACAGAGATTGTAAGGTCTATGCTTTCTTTTTCGGCATCCAGTATTATGGCTTTTATCATTGCGGTAAAAACATCAAACCAGTTTTTGCCTTGCAGTGCCTTTTGACTGGGGTAACCAAAGCTATCATTGGTTATTTGGTTAATCTCTTTATTCAGGGAACCCACCAAATAATAAATATGGCTTACCTGCTCTGAGGTCAGCAAAGATTTTTGAGAAGATAGGCTTTTGCCGTTTATTTTGTTCATAAAAAAATAGGGAGAGCTGCAAAGTGTACAGGATGGATCATAAAACTCGATTTCCGGCAATGGAACCCTGGTTTTCTGTGCTGCTAACTGCATGGAACGCACTTCCGCTTCCATGATATTCTGCTCATAGGTCATGACCGTTACTTTAGGGTCAGGTGCTATCTTCAGGACGCTTTTTGTCCCATCTTCAAAAGAAACCTCGTAAGCTATATTAAAATAGCCTTCTGTCAGCTCATGCAGATTTTCAAGCTTTCTTTCCGGAAATGCATGGTGGGTCAGCTTCATGAGTGTTGATTCGCTTTGAATATTTTTTGTTAAGTATGCCATTTTACCTCCCTTAGTCGTTACCGATTACATTCTCATGGCGGTTATTTGAATGCTTGTAGAGTTTGTCCATAAAGGCTAACATTTCTATCAACTGTTCAGCCAATTCGTCGTTGATATTGTGCCAACGATAACCATACCCCGGAAAATAAGGGCATAAATGATATTCTTCTCCATTATGAACGACTTTCATTTGGGCAAGCGGACGTGTCCCGGTTTTATCGGTCTGCACACAATATCTACATCCGTCACATTTTTTTGTATGCTCTATTATAAAGTTTTTCACATTCGTATTTGCCGAATCAAAAGCCTCCAAGTATGTTTTCAAGCCATTTGGTATGCACAAACCAAAAACAACAGGATTTTTAAAGCAAGAGTCATATCGTGCCGATATGCCTGTATGTCTGATTTTGTATTCAAAGCCGCCGTTGGGCTGATCTTTGCTCCACATAGGGTTTGCATAAGTCAATGACAGCTTGCAGTCGCTGGCAGTGATATTGTAAATATCAAATCGTTTATATCCTTGTCCAATCATCCAGTTTTCAAGCTTGTGAAATGCCGCTTCCCCAAGCAGATATGCATAGATGTCGGAAGTATATGGGTATTTCTTATTAAATAAGCAAAATGAGAACTCGGTTAAATTGCTGTCAGGACGGGTTGACAGCCAAATCCAGGCAGCAGATAGATTTGTAAAATCGTTAATATCAAGCTTAGTGAGGATTATTTTTTGCCTTTTATTCAATTTTACCTGAGCACCTTGACCTATGAGAAACATATTTTGCAGCAGCATATCTATTGAATTACTGAATTTTCTCATATTAACCTGCAATTCAGGTTTGCCATAAGAAGATTTAATATAACCAGGATAAGCATCATCCTCATGAAGCGATGCGACAAAAAGCGATGGCTCGTCAAAAGCTAACTGATATAGTTTCTTTATTAAAATATAGAACTGTTCTTGTTCCGCCGCACTTACGCTCGCATTATCATCAGGAACAAACGGCGGAAGCAAATCGATATAAGCCTGTGCTATTCTTTGTTCTAAATTCTCAAAATTCATCTTTACCCCCCTTACTAAAAAATTAAAACTGCTACATTGACACTAAAAATTCCAATTCATTGTCGCATGGATCTGCCATACGAAAGGACTTTCCTCCCCATTCCGTTGTCATGGGCGGATTACAATCGACACCTTTTTGGCGCACTTTTTCATATAGAACGTTCAAGTCATCTACAAAAAAGACAAGATTCGCTTTTACAGTGGCGCCTCCCTATTTGTTTTCACTCCTAATCCAAAAATCAGGCTCTTTATCTGAGAAGCCAAATTGTACGCCGTCATAATTGCCATGATCTTCATTAATAATGGGTATTTCCAGAACTTCACGAAACCCATTGTCTCCGGCCTTTGTTATGGCGCAAGTTCGGGGATAACCGTTCTCGTTTACTGAGGTCAGTGTGGCAATCTTAACCTCCCCCAGAAGCAAACCTGCCTTATTTTCAATTCCTGCTATTCTTTCTTTTTGAATATCTGATGCTTTGATAATACCTTACCCTATTTTTTTTCTTTGATTGGAATCAGCAAATCCAGTTGAAGTCCATCTCTTTGAGGACCGGGAAGATAAACACGGTTAACATAGTTTAATTCCTCTTCTAGCCAGCCAAACATATTGCCCGAATCCCCGTTGCCGTCATAAGCATATTTCTTGCTGTTATTTAGCCAGTTCACAAACCAGTTCCATACTTCAAAGGAACCAAACGGTATCATGTGCGCAGCATAAAGCCCTCCGCCAAAGCGTTTCCTCATCAACGGCTCCGGCACTTCCATATCCTCGGGGATAGTAACCCACATTTCGTAGCCGTGATCATTGCTTTCAGTGGCCGGGTTAGGCGCGTTGAATCCATAATGTCGTAAGTCAGGTTTTATTTTGGGCAGATCGTGCTCTAATACGAATTTATCAATAATCTGCGCCACTTTGTTTTCCGGCTCATCTCCCGTATATTGATAAGCAGCCACAGTTGCAGGCGGCAGGTACACAATCCGTACATCGTCATCACTCAGTTTATTCAGATTATCACTTGCCCTTTGTAAATCCTCCATTATCCGCCTCTCACTCATACTGCGGCCTGTTTGAGCAAGAGGTGCAATCATTGATAGAATAGTGGCATCTTCCAGAATATCTGACATAAGATAGATACCTGATTTTTCACGAAGCTCATCCACAAATTTAATTAATATTGATCGGATGGTTGATAAGGAATCCATTTCAATATTTATTTCATCAATGTTCCGAATAAGGATATTTGTTGCATTTACAGCATTTGGACGAGTGAGTATCACACCTATTTGCTTTAAAGGAATGCGTAATTTGCGTAGAATCAGAATTTGATTTATGGACGAGCAGGCGGCTTCGTCATAAACTCTATATGAATATCCTTCTATTCTTTGGCTTTTTATCAAACCCAGTTGTTCATAATAACGCAATGTACGTGTGGAAATATCAAACGTTTTTGTAACTTGTGTTATCGTCTTTAAACCGCTCATGTCTGACCTCCTTCCTTCAATCGATTTCCATACGTGTCGCCATGCAAGCAATCATTTCCCCTTATCCGCCCAAGACATTAGATATTTCTTAACTCCCAGCCAGAAGAAACCCACTTTTAAATCTTTAACTGGTATCTGGCGGTTCTGTGGGAATCTTCTTGAGTAATCCTGCAAACAGTCTCC includes:
- a CDS encoding aminoglycoside phosphotransferase family protein: MAYLTKNIQSESTLMKLTHHAFPERKLENLHELTEGYFNIAYEVSFEDGTKSVLKIAPDPKVTVMTYEQNIMEAEVRSMQLAAQKTRVPLPEIEFYDPSCTLCSSPYFFMNKINGKSLSSQKSLLTSEQVSHIYYLVGSLNKEINQITNDSFGYPSQKALQGKNWFDVFTAMIKAIILDAEKESIDLTISVEELFERLQMDRRIFSNVLTPQLVHWDIWDGNIFIEDEKMTGLIDWERCLWGDPLMEVGFRSYAQSADFLRGYGIEKFTEEEKQRILWYDLYLLMIMAQEHVYRGYETADSYHWATALLREKYTELLKTSSR
- a CDS encoding MerR family transcriptional regulator, whose amino-acid sequence is MSGLKTITQVTKTFDISTRTLRYYEQLGLIKSQRIEGYSYRVYDEAACSSINQILILRKLRIPLKQIGVILTRPNAVNATNILIRNIDEINIEMDSLSTIRSILIKFVDELREKSGIYLMSDILEDATILSMIAPLAQTGRSMSERRIMEDLQRASDNLNKLSDDDVRIVYLPPATVAAYQYTGDEPENKVAQIIDKFVLEHDLPKIKPDLRHYGFNAPNPATESNDHGYEMWVTIPEDMEVPEPLMRKRFGGGLYAAHMIPFGSFEVWNWFVNWLNNSKKYAYDGNGDSGNMFGWLEEELNYVNRVYLPGPQRDGLQLDLLIPIKEKK
- a CDS encoding ester cyclase — translated: MDHKEKVKYFYEHITTNHIVEKVADYVSDDCAIRLGDKTIPVGVAGMQQHMIDVRKTYPDLKMIITRQYCDGDYIISEFIMEGTHKGEWLGMKPSGKKLCITGVDIDKVIDGKIVEHGGAVNTFEALFEAGIICPSL
- a CDS encoding VOC family protein; translation: MRQKGVDCNPPMTTEWGGKSFRMADPCDNELEFLVSM